The proteins below come from a single Acaryochloris sp. CCMEE 5410 genomic window:
- a CDS encoding chemotaxis protein CheW, which yields MKLPTLDLQASPLQEGLGDPYLKLRLSDSVPVALPMEAAREVIVVPVEQISPIPNMPTCVLGLLNQRSRVFWVVDLSIMLGYSGLMTNARQYNVAILQVGQVPLGLAVPIIQGVTRFPSDTIQSPIGTVAPNIAPYLRGCLPEEKEILLVLDPDAIVNSSVLQR from the coding sequence ATGAAACTGCCCACCTTAGACCTCCAAGCCTCGCCGTTACAAGAAGGATTAGGTGATCCTTACCTCAAGTTGCGGCTGAGTGATAGTGTGCCCGTTGCACTACCCATGGAGGCAGCACGGGAAGTCATTGTGGTACCTGTTGAGCAAATTTCGCCCATTCCCAATATGCCCACTTGTGTCCTGGGTCTTTTGAACCAGCGAAGTCGGGTGTTTTGGGTGGTGGACCTGTCCATTATGTTGGGTTATTCAGGTTTAATGACCAATGCCAGACAATATAACGTTGCCATTCTCCAGGTGGGTCAGGTGCCCCTAGGGTTAGCTGTACCCATTATCCAAGGTGTAACGCGGTTTCCCTCAGATACCATTCAGTCCCCCATTGGTACGGTTGCCCCCAATATTGCGCCCTATTTACGGGGGTGTTTGCCAGAAGAGAAAGAAATTCTATTGGTTCTGGATCCTGACGCAATTGTTAACTCATCCGTACTACAGCGTTAA
- a CDS encoding methyl-accepting chemotaxis protein, giving the protein MKDHADDTATNNGHGDKNIVPLDLEQMTTGLNDAFPQDAGSDGSKAVAAISTSPAPSAEPVPEAATVKPLLQRLSLKAKATVLSVIIGVVPVAVVGTAAYFFANQSVSQKIIANKETSTTQIAAKVASYMRERYGDIQIMSSLDIFIDSNLRGSTTKQAKQAALDKFIEAYTIYNSIAFFDLQGNVLAQSSGKALGNHGDRSYFQAAVKTGKPHISQPLLSKSSGIISVYTANVVKDKATGKPIGVVRARMPVTFLEDLLKGIEKHENGYLVDQNGKLFAGSNEAQATILKANQSGQPLGADDQFSWYKTIKDSKTPTNKRVSGKLETIVPFESLNNSDDPFLKNLPDLGWKTIIETDEGIAFNATQQLLWTILGGTVLAAIIISAIAAVIAERATRPIIDSADAVNAIGLGDLDARVQVAGEDELAQLGNNINQMAEQIQTLILEQEYAAQQELDRQTETAEQQRKQNEQLQSDLLTLLTDVEAASDGDLTVRANVDASEIGIVGDFFNSIIENLRDIVAQVQVAATQVNESVSTSSSSIVDLADDASSQAEQVEQSLQFVEDLTQAAQEVADNAQQAAEIAKTASETAVNGGATMDQTVASIDQLRETVAETAKKVKRLGESSQQISKAVSLINQIALQTNLLAINASIEAARAGEEGRGFAVVAEEVGALASQSATATKEIEQIVENIQLETAEVVNAMEVGTTQVVEGTRMVQDTKQSLGQIVSVSQQIADLVQTISGSTASQTAKAQMLSKLVQNVAKVSENTSASSRQVAGSLQETVEIAKQLQASVSTFKISEA; this is encoded by the coding sequence ATGAAAGATCATGCAGATGATACAGCCACCAACAATGGTCATGGTGACAAAAATATTGTCCCCCTGGATCTAGAGCAGATGACCACTGGCTTAAACGATGCTTTCCCCCAAGATGCGGGGTCAGATGGGTCTAAAGCAGTTGCAGCCATTTCGACTAGCCCTGCCCCTAGTGCTGAACCCGTTCCAGAAGCCGCAACTGTAAAACCGCTACTTCAACGGTTGAGCCTCAAAGCAAAGGCCACGGTCCTTTCGGTCATCATTGGGGTTGTACCTGTGGCTGTAGTGGGTACTGCAGCTTATTTCTTTGCGAACCAATCGGTATCACAAAAGATTATTGCCAACAAGGAAACTTCTACAACCCAAATTGCAGCGAAAGTTGCCTCCTATATGCGGGAGAGATATGGTGATATTCAGATTATGTCAAGTTTGGATATTTTCATTGACTCTAACTTGCGAGGGTCTACCACTAAACAGGCGAAGCAAGCAGCCCTAGACAAGTTTATTGAAGCTTACACCATCTATAACAGCATTGCCTTTTTTGATTTGCAGGGGAATGTTCTCGCCCAGTCTTCCGGTAAAGCCTTAGGCAATCACGGCGATCGAAGCTATTTCCAAGCTGCTGTCAAAACTGGCAAACCCCATATTTCTCAGCCCCTGCTGTCTAAATCTTCAGGTATAATCTCGGTCTATACCGCTAATGTGGTGAAAGATAAAGCCACAGGCAAACCTATTGGTGTTGTGCGAGCTCGAATGCCAGTAACCTTCTTGGAAGATTTGCTCAAGGGCATTGAAAAACATGAAAATGGCTACCTGGTAGACCAAAACGGCAAACTGTTTGCGGGTTCGAATGAAGCCCAAGCGACCATTCTGAAAGCGAACCAATCGGGTCAACCTCTTGGTGCAGATGACCAGTTCTCCTGGTACAAGACCATTAAAGATTCCAAGACACCCACAAACAAAAGGGTTTCGGGCAAGTTGGAAACGATTGTGCCTTTCGAGTCTTTGAATAACTCGGACGATCCCTTCTTGAAAAATTTGCCGGACTTGGGCTGGAAAACCATTATTGAAACGGATGAAGGCATCGCGTTTAACGCCACTCAACAATTGTTGTGGACCATCCTTGGAGGTACGGTCCTAGCGGCGATTATCATTAGTGCGATTGCGGCGGTGATTGCGGAACGAGCCACTCGTCCGATTATCGACTCTGCTGACGCGGTGAACGCGATTGGACTAGGGGACTTGGACGCTCGGGTACAAGTCGCGGGTGAGGATGAGTTAGCCCAGCTGGGGAACAACATCAACCAAATGGCGGAGCAAATTCAGACGCTGATTTTGGAGCAAGAATATGCCGCTCAACAGGAACTAGACCGGCAGACTGAAACTGCAGAACAACAGCGGAAACAGAACGAGCAATTGCAATCTGATTTGCTGACCCTGCTAACCGATGTTGAAGCCGCTTCTGATGGAGACCTAACTGTCCGAGCCAACGTGGACGCCAGCGAAATCGGAATTGTGGGTGACTTCTTTAACTCCATTATTGAGAACTTGAGAGACATTGTGGCCCAGGTACAGGTTGCTGCGACCCAGGTGAACGAGTCGGTGTCGACCAGCAGTTCTTCCATTGTGGACCTGGCCGACGATGCGAGTTCCCAGGCCGAGCAGGTGGAACAATCTCTACAGTTCGTGGAAGACTTGACCCAAGCCGCCCAAGAAGTTGCAGATAACGCTCAGCAGGCTGCCGAAATTGCCAAAACAGCCTCTGAAACGGCGGTGAATGGTGGAGCCACCATGGATCAAACAGTGGCCAGTATTGACCAGCTGCGTGAAACCGTTGCTGAAACGGCGAAGAAGGTGAAACGGTTGGGAGAATCGTCTCAGCAGATTTCTAAAGCGGTTTCTTTGATTAACCAAATTGCGTTGCAGACCAACTTGCTGGCGATTAACGCCAGTATTGAGGCAGCTCGAGCTGGAGAAGAAGGTCGAGGCTTCGCGGTGGTTGCGGAAGAAGTGGGGGCGCTAGCGTCTCAGTCGGCAACAGCCACCAAGGAAATTGAGCAGATTGTGGAAAATATTCAGCTAGAAACTGCTGAAGTGGTCAACGCGATGGAAGTGGGTACAACCCAGGTGGTCGAAGGTACGCGCATGGTTCAAGATACCAAACAAAGCCTTGGCCAGATTGTGTCTGTGTCCCAACAGATTGCGGACCTGGTGCAAACCATTTCGGGTTCTACCGCATCCCAAACGGCGAAAGCCCAGATGCTGTCTAAGCTGGTTCAAAACGTGGCGAAGGTGTCTGAGAATACCTCCGCTTCTTCTCGCCAAGTGGCCGGATCACTGCAAGAAACGGTGGAAATTGCCAAGCAGCTTCAAGCTTCCGTGAGTACCTTCAAAATTAGCGAAGCCTAA
- a CDS encoding late competence development ComFB family protein codes for MLKAFYKAQVYKNVMEELVEEEIDRQTRNFKPETAKALNRIDVVSYALNRLPPLYASSQEGVYRQKQRGQQQFGQRLRAAVHQSLKVVAQQPTRVTTPLLPQEEVEAEMHIARMALEELADSMTDLELDG; via the coding sequence ATGTTAAAAGCATTCTACAAAGCCCAGGTCTATAAGAACGTGATGGAAGAGCTGGTCGAAGAAGAAATCGACAGACAGACTCGCAACTTTAAACCTGAAACCGCCAAAGCTCTAAACCGCATTGATGTCGTATCCTACGCTCTCAATCGGTTGCCTCCCCTTTATGCATCTAGCCAAGAAGGGGTCTATCGGCAAAAACAGCGAGGGCAACAACAATTTGGTCAACGCCTCCGGGCTGCTGTCCATCAATCCTTAAAAGTGGTTGCTCAGCAGCCTACACGGGTGACGACTCCCCTTCTTCCCCAAGAAGAAGTCGAAGCAGAGATGCATATTGCCAGAATGGCCCTAGAGGAATTGGCTGACTCCATGACGGATCTTGAGTTGGACGGTTAA
- a CDS encoding response regulator, with product MAATMSGKISNKLNVADLLSQHANAKKDGCLVVSNGAINWFFYLEESQLVYATYSADPLDLLDNHLRRLSRQVPSLNSEVRTQVRINFNDDSSEQICPDYQAISWLVRTNQLKPAEAATLVEGIVIEILESYLLVSEGTFKFLPKSAHLPVYAKQTIPPLVQKCQKRLNAWQALGPMVWSPHQRLYFAEQSPGAAKLSPSKVQQLQKILRGFSFRHLGVLLNLDELQLAQNLNSLIVDKVILLQDPQPPFNQLPRLAVGAVSSTPQASGTQSDSDAALGNIGSSDIGQKSYTIACVDDSPAILNTINRYLQDQNVSVVMISDPVKALIQIMRAKPDLILLDVGMPWVDGYELCRLIRKNSQFKKIPVVMVTGNTGLIDRAKAKVAGATDYLTKPFTQADLQKMVFRHLT from the coding sequence ATGGCAGCAACTATGAGTGGCAAAATCTCAAATAAGCTGAACGTAGCGGACTTGCTCAGCCAGCACGCTAATGCCAAAAAAGATGGTTGCTTAGTCGTTTCTAACGGCGCTATCAATTGGTTTTTTTATTTGGAAGAAAGCCAGTTAGTTTATGCAACTTACTCAGCTGACCCCTTGGACTTATTGGATAACCATTTGCGACGACTCAGTCGTCAGGTTCCTTCCCTCAATAGCGAGGTGCGGACTCAAGTCAGAATTAACTTCAACGACGACTCTTCCGAGCAAATCTGCCCGGATTATCAAGCCATTTCTTGGTTAGTGAGAACCAACCAGCTAAAGCCTGCCGAAGCGGCAACCTTGGTAGAAGGCATTGTCATCGAAATTCTAGAATCCTACCTGCTGGTGTCCGAAGGAACCTTTAAGTTCTTACCCAAATCGGCTCACCTGCCTGTATATGCTAAGCAAACCATCCCTCCCTTAGTGCAAAAATGCCAGAAACGTTTGAATGCCTGGCAGGCTTTAGGTCCCATGGTTTGGTCGCCCCATCAGCGGCTCTACTTTGCAGAGCAGAGTCCGGGCGCTGCCAAATTATCCCCCAGCAAAGTCCAGCAGTTACAGAAAATTCTGCGAGGATTTAGCTTCCGCCATCTTGGAGTGCTGCTCAACCTCGATGAACTCCAACTAGCTCAAAACCTCAATTCTTTGATTGTAGACAAAGTGATCTTGCTGCAAGATCCACAGCCCCCCTTTAATCAGTTACCTCGATTGGCCGTCGGGGCTGTTAGCAGCACTCCCCAGGCAAGCGGAACCCAGTCCGATAGTGATGCTGCATTAGGAAATATTGGTTCCAGCGATATTGGCCAGAAGAGCTACACCATTGCCTGTGTGGATGATAGCCCCGCCATTCTCAACACCATCAATCGATATCTGCAAGATCAAAACGTTTCGGTCGTCATGATCAGCGATCCGGTTAAAGCCTTAATCCAAATTATGCGAGCTAAGCCGGATTTGATTTTGTTAGATGTCGGTATGCCGTGGGTGGATGGTTACGAGCTTTGTCGCCTGATCCGCAAGAATTCTCAATTCAAGAAAATTCCGGTAGTGATGGTCACAGGAAACACTGGGTTAATCGACCGAGCCAAAGCTAAAGTTGCTGGAGCTACGGACTATTTAACTAAACCATTTACCCAAGCTGATTTACAAAAAATGGTCTTTCGCCACTTGACCTGA
- the leuD gene encoding 3-isopropylmalate dehydratase small subunit, whose product MSQIHSHTGAGIPLTGNDIDTDRIIPARFLRCVTFDSLGQQVFADDRQQTGGQHPFDLPQFQGATVLVVNGNFGCGSSREHAPQAISKWGIQAIIGESFAEIFFGNCVAIGIPCVTAAADVVQQLQSHLNEHPGTSVQINLDQMTVTWGDVSHPIHMGEGPRQMMLSGTWDACGQLLGQVKQIEATTKRLPYLAWS is encoded by the coding sequence ATGAGCCAAATTCATTCCCATACTGGCGCTGGTATTCCCTTGACTGGCAACGATATCGATACGGATCGGATTATTCCTGCCCGATTCTTGCGATGCGTTACCTTTGACAGCTTGGGACAACAGGTCTTTGCAGATGATCGCCAACAAACGGGTGGACAGCATCCGTTTGATTTACCCCAATTTCAAGGGGCAACGGTATTAGTTGTTAATGGTAATTTCGGCTGTGGCTCGTCTAGGGAACATGCCCCCCAAGCGATTTCAAAATGGGGGATTCAGGCGATTATTGGCGAGAGTTTTGCCGAAATCTTTTTTGGGAATTGTGTGGCAATTGGTATTCCCTGCGTTACGGCTGCTGCTGATGTGGTGCAACAACTGCAATCCCATCTGAATGAGCATCCTGGGACGTCGGTGCAAATTAATCTAGACCAAATGACTGTGACCTGGGGGGATGTGTCCCATCCCATCCATATGGGCGAAGGCCCTCGACAGATGATGCTGTCTGGTACTTGGGATGCCTGCGGTCAATTGTTGGGGCAGGTCAAACAGATTGAAGCAACGACGAAACGGCTCCCTTATTTGGCTTGGAGTTGA
- a CDS encoding PleD family two-component system response regulator yields MRTVLVVDDGPAELELICSYLREGGYTVISTTDAKDALAKAESQKPDLVVTDVVMPGMSGFELCRSLKKNEATQQLPVVICTSKNQDLDKLWGKKQGADAYVTKPFTREDLLQAVQSVV; encoded by the coding sequence ATGAGAACTGTTTTAGTAGTGGATGACGGTCCAGCCGAACTAGAACTAATTTGTAGTTATTTACGAGAAGGCGGTTATACCGTCATCAGCACAACTGATGCGAAGGATGCCTTAGCCAAAGCAGAATCTCAAAAGCCCGATCTTGTGGTAACTGATGTGGTGATGCCCGGCATGAGTGGATTCGAGCTCTGTCGTAGCTTGAAAAAGAATGAAGCAACTCAACAATTACCTGTCGTGATTTGCACCTCTAAGAATCAAGACTTAGACAAGCTCTGGGGTAAAAAACAAGGGGCAGATGCTTACGTTACTAAGCCCTTCACCCGCGAAGATTTGCTCCAAGCTGTTCAATCTGTTGTTTAA
- a CDS encoding homocysteine S-methyltransferase family protein, with protein sequence MPQYRQNLPQLSSDVFLTDGGLETTLIFHEGIDLPDFAAFDLLKDNQGYEALYEYFQQYAQLAQTYEVGLILESATWRANPDWGTKLGYDAAELAAVNRNAIALLHTIRQQYETEASRMVISGCIGPRRDGYQVDTAMTPAEAQVYHLPQIAAFKEAEADMVSAVTMTYTEEAIGITRAAHLVGMPVVISFTVETDGKLPTGQSLKDAIAQVDAATGNGPIYYMINCAHPSHFEQIFATNEPWLTRIHGLRANASTKSHAELDEAVDLDDGNPQELGQQYLNLSDALPNLNVLGGCCGTDHRHIEAICKACLPARLAVHAS encoded by the coding sequence ATGCCTCAATATCGACAGAATTTACCCCAATTATCGAGCGACGTTTTTTTGACGGATGGAGGGCTGGAAACCACTCTGATCTTTCATGAGGGCATCGATTTACCTGACTTTGCTGCCTTCGATTTATTGAAAGATAACCAAGGTTATGAAGCCCTTTACGAATATTTTCAACAATATGCTCAGCTTGCTCAGACCTATGAAGTGGGCCTAATTCTAGAAAGTGCAACCTGGCGGGCCAATCCAGACTGGGGAACCAAGCTTGGGTATGATGCCGCCGAGTTAGCTGCTGTGAATCGAAATGCGATCGCACTTCTCCATACCATCCGCCAACAATACGAAACCGAAGCTAGCCGCATGGTCATTAGTGGCTGTATCGGTCCTCGGAGAGACGGGTATCAAGTCGATACGGCCATGACTCCTGCTGAAGCTCAGGTATATCATCTGCCCCAAATTGCAGCGTTTAAAGAGGCCGAAGCCGATATGGTTAGTGCCGTCACCATGACCTATACCGAGGAAGCCATTGGCATTACCCGGGCGGCCCACCTAGTTGGTATGCCCGTGGTTATCTCCTTTACCGTGGAAACCGACGGCAAGCTACCAACCGGACAGAGTTTGAAAGATGCGATCGCACAAGTTGATGCAGCCACAGGCAATGGACCGATTTATTACATGATCAACTGTGCCCATCCGTCCCATTTCGAGCAGATATTCGCAACCAACGAACCTTGGCTGACTCGCATTCATGGGCTCCGGGCCAATGCCTCCACCAAAAGTCATGCAGAACTGGATGAAGCGGTCGATTTGGATGATGGCAATCCCCAAGAGCTGGGTCAGCAATATTTAAATTTAAGTGATGCTTTGCCTAACCTAAATGTCCTCGGTGGATGTTGTGGCACCGACCATCGGCATATTGAAGCCATCTGTAAAGCCTGTCTACCAGCGCGGTTAGCCGTCCATGCATCCTAA
- a CDS encoding response regulator → MSHDSEQEVRLQFLEEAFEHCHQIESGLLGIGSNGVDRQQIDGVLRAAHSVKGGAALMGFHNLSHLAHRLEDFFKVLKIGKVQVDGETESLLLTGMDFMRQVATLNQQGDDVDEQWLETQANPVMEQLHDLLGDPQPEDEASLLSSEVGEDMSIVLFESEVEECLTRLEEQVASQDASIIVAEFDSTLEELGGLGEMLDMAAFHGLCMSTMQYLKATNDPEQQLKIAEVGLQELRRSQAMVLVGQKDAIPATLDLSSLGDIASVIPQPADASTDPMPDEADPFAGLDLSLEPLDLGMTDSAESDLFAGADLALESQDLETTAEADLFAGADLALEPQDLEVASVSESDLFAGADLTLEAQDLEAVAPLEAASPEETAVPEPEEEPQLAPTADLDAFANVDLTDIAEEIEALAPDNMALPADGETATPQKEITEEVEWSESFAAEAVDLISSLDSAAPEPPVSAPVEAPKPVERKPARKRTSTRTVAKPMATGAAAPETADTTIRVPVSKLNQLNELFGELIIERNGLQMQLKQLRDLTELLRDRVHNLDKSNAQLRAAYDKISVQEVSAQAAPAMAVPAGVGGQTNGSPALTSYSNPHLDSDFDLLEMDRYSEMHLLSQELMEAAVQIQEVTGDINTSLGDAEQTTRGLTRTSKLIQTSMTQVRMRPVSELLSRFPRVLRDLSLRFGKQVELKVVGGSTLVDRSILESLNDPLIHLIRNSFDHGIEKPEARVAAGKSPKGVIEIRATYRGNQTQITIKDDGGGINLDKIKNRAMEMGLDAEDLRNASTSDLLDLIFEPGFSTASAVTDLSGRGVGMDVVRTNLQKIRGSIAVDTETGVGTTFTISVPFTLSVIRVLLVEVANMMLAFPTDIVEEMMLLNSEDVLDSAGAEVLNWDGEMVPLVRLNQWLKLPRIAKLPDTEQTPSINAPTVLMVEDGNELVGLQVDRYWSEQEVTIRQAEGNIAMPEGFAGCTILGDGRVIPLVDALSLLNWMNDRNNDFTGSSSALADALSGSDDPMVDTASQQALVMVVDDSVNVRRFLALTLEKAGYRVEQAKDGQHALEKLESGLPIQAVVCDIEMPRMDGYGFLAHVKAKPNFKSIPVAMLTSRSGDKHRKLAMTLGASAYFSKPFREKELLQTLEQFTQAK, encoded by the coding sequence ATGTCCCACGATAGTGAACAGGAAGTTCGCCTTCAGTTTCTGGAAGAGGCCTTTGAGCATTGCCACCAAATTGAATCGGGCCTTCTGGGAATAGGCAGCAATGGGGTTGATCGACAACAAATAGACGGCGTTCTGCGAGCTGCCCACTCTGTCAAGGGGGGAGCCGCCTTAATGGGCTTCCATAACCTGAGCCATTTGGCCCACCGTCTTGAGGATTTTTTCAAAGTCCTTAAAATCGGTAAAGTCCAGGTAGATGGCGAAACCGAAAGCCTCTTGCTAACGGGCATGGATTTCATGCGTCAGGTCGCAACCCTCAATCAACAGGGAGATGACGTTGACGAACAGTGGTTAGAAACCCAAGCCAACCCAGTGATGGAACAACTCCATGATCTGCTGGGTGACCCCCAACCCGAGGACGAAGCCTCCCTGCTCTCCTCTGAGGTAGGGGAAGATATGAGCATTGTGCTCTTTGAGTCTGAAGTAGAAGAATGCTTGACTCGGCTAGAAGAGCAAGTTGCTAGCCAAGATGCAAGTATTATTGTTGCCGAATTTGATTCCACCCTGGAGGAATTGGGTGGATTAGGAGAAATGCTGGATATGGCAGCATTTCATGGGTTGTGCATGTCGACAATGCAATATCTCAAAGCCACCAATGATCCTGAACAGCAACTCAAAATTGCTGAAGTGGGCTTACAAGAATTACGGCGATCGCAAGCCATGGTCTTGGTGGGCCAAAAAGATGCCATTCCTGCGACTTTGGATTTGAGCTCCCTTGGAGACATCGCAAGTGTCATCCCTCAACCGGCTGATGCATCAACGGATCCGATGCCTGATGAAGCGGATCCATTTGCAGGCCTTGATTTATCTTTAGAACCGCTGGATTTAGGCATGACCGATTCAGCAGAATCCGACTTGTTTGCTGGGGCTGACTTAGCCTTAGAGTCCCAAGATTTAGAGACGACTGCAGAAGCAGATCTATTTGCAGGAGCCGATTTAGCTTTAGAGCCCCAGGATTTGGAGGTGGCTTCAGTTTCGGAATCTGATCTGTTTGCAGGGGCGGATCTAACCTTAGAGGCTCAAGATTTAGAGGCGGTTGCTCCCCTTGAAGCAGCTTCCCCAGAAGAGACGGCTGTTCCAGAACCGGAAGAGGAACCACAGCTAGCTCCAACGGCAGATCTGGATGCTTTTGCCAATGTGGATTTGACCGATATTGCCGAAGAAATTGAGGCGCTTGCCCCCGACAACATGGCCTTGCCTGCTGACGGTGAGACCGCGACTCCTCAGAAAGAAATAACAGAAGAGGTTGAGTGGTCTGAGTCATTCGCGGCAGAAGCTGTTGACCTGATTAGCTCCCTTGATTCTGCTGCGCCTGAGCCGCCTGTAAGTGCCCCCGTAGAAGCCCCCAAACCAGTTGAGCGTAAACCTGCTCGAAAACGGACCTCTACCCGGACGGTTGCTAAACCCATGGCTACGGGTGCTGCAGCACCAGAGACAGCAGATACAACCATTCGCGTTCCTGTGAGTAAACTCAATCAGCTCAATGAGCTATTTGGAGAACTGATTATTGAACGGAACGGATTGCAAATGCAATTAAAGCAGTTGCGAGATCTAACCGAACTGTTGCGAGATCGGGTCCACAACTTAGATAAATCGAATGCTCAATTGCGGGCAGCCTACGACAAAATTTCAGTGCAGGAGGTGTCTGCTCAAGCAGCCCCTGCCATGGCTGTTCCGGCTGGCGTTGGCGGCCAAACCAATGGCTCGCCTGCCCTGACTAGCTATAGTAACCCTCATCTCGATAGTGATTTTGATTTACTGGAGATGGACCGCTACAGTGAAATGCACTTGCTCTCTCAGGAATTGATGGAGGCAGCGGTCCAAATTCAAGAGGTGACTGGGGATATCAATACCAGTTTGGGGGATGCGGAACAAACCACACGAGGACTGACCCGAACATCAAAACTAATTCAGACCAGTATGACGCAAGTGAGAATGCGTCCGGTCTCTGAATTGCTGAGTCGTTTCCCCCGAGTCTTAAGGGATTTGAGCTTACGATTTGGCAAGCAGGTAGAGCTGAAGGTTGTTGGGGGTTCTACCCTGGTAGACCGCTCGATTTTGGAATCACTGAATGATCCACTGATTCACTTAATTCGTAATTCCTTTGACCATGGGATAGAAAAGCCTGAAGCACGGGTTGCCGCTGGTAAATCTCCGAAGGGGGTTATCGAAATCCGGGCTACCTATCGAGGCAACCAAACTCAAATTACCATCAAGGATGATGGGGGCGGCATTAACCTCGATAAGATCAAAAATCGAGCGATGGAAATGGGGTTGGATGCGGAAGATCTACGGAATGCCAGCACCAGTGACTTACTCGATTTAATTTTTGAACCTGGATTTAGTACAGCTTCAGCCGTGACGGACCTATCCGGCCGAGGCGTTGGTATGGACGTGGTGCGCACCAATTTACAGAAAATTCGGGGTTCGATTGCGGTTGATACAGAAACAGGGGTCGGCACGACCTTCACGATTTCAGTACCCTTTACCCTATCGGTCATTCGGGTATTACTCGTTGAAGTGGCCAATATGATGTTGGCCTTCCCTACAGATATCGTCGAAGAGATGATGCTCTTGAATTCTGAAGATGTTCTAGATAGCGCCGGGGCCGAAGTCCTGAATTGGGATGGAGAAATGGTGCCGTTGGTCCGGCTCAATCAGTGGTTAAAACTGCCCCGGATTGCGAAATTACCCGATACAGAACAGACCCCCAGTATTAACGCTCCCACAGTGTTGATGGTGGAAGATGGCAACGAACTGGTGGGCCTACAGGTGGATCGCTACTGGAGTGAACAGGAAGTCACCATTCGTCAGGCCGAGGGGAATATTGCCATGCCGGAAGGCTTTGCAGGCTGTACGATTTTGGGGGATGGACGAGTTATTCCCCTGGTCGATGCCCTGAGCCTCCTGAACTGGATGAATGATCGTAATAATGATTTCACCGGTAGCTCTAGTGCTTTGGCCGATGCATTATCTGGATCCGACGATCCAATGGTGGATACAGCCTCCCAACAAGCGTTGGTGATGGTGGTAGATGATTCGGTTAATGTGCGTCGATTCCTAGCCTTGACCCTAGAAAAGGCGGGGTATCGCGTTGAGCAGGCTAAAGATGGTCAACATGCCTTAGAAAAACTCGAATCGGGCCTACCGATCCAGGCCGTGGTTTGTGATATTGAAATGCCCCGGATGGACGGCTATGGGTTCTTGGCCCATGTGAAGGCCAAGCCTAACTTTAAGTCGATTCCTGTAGCGATGTTGACGTCGCGAAGTGGGGATAAGCATCGAAAGTTGGCTATGACTCTAGGGGCGTCTGCTTATTTCTCCAAACCCTTTAGGGAGAAAGAACTGCTGCAAACCCTTGAGCAGTTTACCCAAGCAAAATGA